A genomic segment from Bacillota bacterium encodes:
- a CDS encoding RsmE family RNA methyltransferase produces the protein MHRFFVLDRGFCLSPEDAHHAMKVLRLGTGHLLVAVLPGGPEVLCRLEVTGGNPRLLPLEERQPRSEPPVDVTLFQGLPKGDKMDLVVEKAAEIGVSRVVPVMTHRSVSRADPRSSPRKVERWRRIARGAAALSGRLIIPEVTEVMDWSGAMSLVESLPLVVMPWEAGAPGGLREALRDAPSSIGMFIGPEGGFEKQEVEEGMRKGLLPVSLGPRILRTETAAIAALALIMGIAGDLGGPRDSWNTGWQSPETGESNNS, from the coding sequence TTGCACCGTTTCTTTGTGCTTGACCGCGGTTTTTGCCTGAGCCCGGAGGATGCCCACCATGCCATGAAGGTGCTCCGGCTGGGCACCGGGCACCTGCTGGTGGCGGTGCTTCCCGGAGGGCCGGAGGTCCTCTGCAGGCTAGAGGTCACGGGCGGCAACCCGAGGCTCCTTCCCCTGGAGGAGCGGCAGCCGAGGTCTGAGCCGCCGGTGGATGTCACGCTTTTCCAAGGGCTTCCCAAGGGAGACAAGATGGATCTGGTGGTGGAGAAGGCCGCGGAGATCGGGGTGTCCCGGGTTGTGCCCGTAATGACCCACAGGTCGGTTTCACGAGCTGACCCCCGGTCCTCCCCCAGGAAGGTAGAGCGCTGGAGGCGGATTGCCAGGGGGGCGGCGGCGCTCTCGGGCCGTCTCATCATCCCGGAGGTCACGGAGGTGATGGACTGGTCCGGTGCTATGAGTCTCGTGGAGAGTCTCCCCTTGGTAGTTATGCCCTGGGAGGCAGGGGCCCCGGGCGGGCTCAGGGAGGCTCTCAGGGATGCCCCGTCCAGCATCGGGATGTTTATAGGTCCTGAGGGTGGCTTCGAGAAGCAAGAGGTGGAAGAGGGGATGAGAAAGGGTTTGCTGCCAGTTAGCCTGGGACCCAGGATCCTCAGGACGGAGACTGCAGCCATAGCTGCCCTCGCCCTGATCATGGGTATCGCGGGAGACCTCGGGGGGCCCAGGGACTCATGGAACACAGGGTGGCAGTCTCCTGAGACCGGAGAATCCAATAACTCTTAG
- the dnaJ gene encoding molecular chaperone DnaJ — MANRDYYEVLGIAKDASEAEIKKSYRRLARQYHPDANPNDPSAVERFKEITEAYEVLSDAEKRTRYDRYGSAEAPSFEGAQGFDFGGGFSGMEDLFDTFFGGGGRQRRASPTPVRGADLEMRLDIDLEEAFKGASKEIDVRKIDKCHICDGTGAKPGTQPKTCPTCHGTGQLESAQGSLFDRFVMVRTCPHCRGEGQVVDVPCPECDGAGRLQKKRRIKVEIPPGVDTGLRLRLQGEGEAGQRGGPPGDLYVITVVKPHKLFTRKGDDLYLEASLGFPQAALGTTLKVPTIDGPKVSLRVPEGTQPGAMLRLKAKGMPSLRRAHRGDLYVQVKVEVPTRLSPREKEILKEMARIRGEEVNQEKSFFQKMKDGFGAG, encoded by the coding sequence TTGGCCAATCGTGACTACTACGAGGTGCTCGGTATTGCCAAGGATGCCTCTGAGGCAGAGATAAAGAAGTCCTACCGCCGGTTGGCCAGGCAGTACCACCCCGATGCCAACCCCAACGATCCCAGCGCGGTGGAGCGTTTCAAGGAGATCACCGAGGCCTACGAGGTGCTCTCAGACGCGGAGAAGCGTACCAGGTACGATCGCTACGGCAGCGCCGAGGCTCCTTCTTTTGAGGGTGCCCAGGGGTTTGATTTCGGGGGCGGCTTCAGCGGAATGGAGGACCTGTTCGATACCTTCTTCGGCGGGGGCGGGCGCCAGCGCAGGGCGTCACCCACCCCTGTCCGGGGGGCCGACCTTGAAATGCGGCTGGACATCGACCTGGAAGAGGCGTTCAAGGGCGCCAGCAAGGAGATAGACGTACGGAAGATCGACAAGTGCCACATATGCGATGGGACCGGCGCCAAGCCGGGCACACAGCCCAAGACCTGCCCCACCTGTCACGGCACCGGGCAACTGGAGTCCGCCCAGGGCTCCCTGTTTGATCGCTTTGTCATGGTACGGACCTGCCCACACTGTAGGGGTGAGGGGCAAGTCGTGGACGTACCCTGCCCGGAGTGTGACGGAGCTGGCAGGCTCCAGAAGAAACGTCGTATTAAGGTGGAGATCCCGCCGGGCGTTGACACGGGCCTCCGGCTAAGGCTCCAGGGAGAGGGGGAAGCCGGGCAACGGGGCGGGCCCCCGGGAGATCTCTACGTTATCACAGTGGTTAAGCCCCACAAGCTGTTCACCCGGAAGGGAGACGACCTCTACCTGGAGGCCTCCTTGGGGTTCCCCCAGGCGGCCCTGGGTACCACGCTCAAGGTGCCTACCATTGACGGGCCCAAGGTATCTCTCCGGGTGCCCGAGGGTACCCAACCCGGGGCGATGCTGCGTCTCAAGGCCAAGGGCATGCCTTCCCTCAGGCGGGCTCACAGGGGGGATCTCTACGTTCAGGTGAAGGTGGAGGTCCCGACCCGGCTCAGCCCCCGGGAGAAGGAGATCCTGAAGGAGATGGCCAGGATCCGTGGGGAGGAAGTGAACCAGGAGAAGAGTTTCTTCCAGAAGATGAAGGACGGATTCGGTGCGGGCTGA
- the prmA gene encoding 50S ribosomal protein L11 methyltransferase, translating to MRYLELRAQMDRVLVEAATAVLLEMVQGVAWEEGSSWTVVAHFPDTQEGKRRLEEASRVLKNLPAFFHMVKAPRLSVGTRDEEEWAEAWKKYYKPLRVGPFYVVPAWERPEITGDDLVLRLDPGMAFGTGTHVTTQLAMEAIAREVTPGMRVLDVGTGSGILALAAALKGASQVWGIDRDPVAVRSGRANARLNGLSGRVRITRGELVQWARPDRPPLDVVVANITGGVIRSITPLLARILKPGGTFIASGIVDTQEEDTVKTLSQNGFALSTRRRDGWVLITSRR from the coding sequence ATGAGATACCTTGAGCTGAGAGCCCAGATGGACCGGGTCTTGGTGGAGGCAGCCACCGCCGTTCTCCTGGAGATGGTACAGGGTGTCGCTTGGGAGGAGGGTTCCAGTTGGACGGTAGTCGCTCACTTCCCTGACACCCAGGAGGGAAAGAGAAGACTTGAAGAGGCGAGCCGGGTTTTGAAGAACCTGCCCGCCTTTTTCCATATGGTGAAGGCCCCTCGGCTTAGCGTGGGCACGCGGGACGAGGAAGAGTGGGCGGAGGCTTGGAAGAAGTACTACAAGCCGTTGAGGGTAGGGCCATTCTATGTGGTGCCTGCATGGGAGAGGCCAGAGATTACTGGAGATGATCTCGTGCTTCGCCTTGACCCTGGAATGGCCTTCGGTACGGGGACTCACGTCACGACCCAGCTGGCCATGGAGGCCATAGCCCGAGAGGTGACCCCGGGCATGCGGGTGCTGGACGTGGGCACAGGCTCCGGAATACTGGCCCTGGCAGCTGCATTGAAGGGTGCGTCCCAGGTATGGGGGATAGACCGGGATCCCGTGGCGGTGAGGTCGGGCAGGGCCAACGCTAGGCTTAACGGTCTCTCAGGCCGGGTACGCATCACCAGGGGTGAGCTGGTCCAGTGGGCTCGCCCGGACCGCCCTCCCCTAGACGTCGTTGTAGCCAACATCACTGGGGGAGTCATTCGCTCCATAACACCCCTTTTGGCCAGGATACTGAAACCCGGGGGCACCTTTATTGCCTCGGGAATAGTGGACACCCAGGAGGAAGATACCGTCAAGACCCTCTCTCAGAACGGGTTTGCCCTGAGCACCAGGCGCAGGGATGGATGGGTCCTCATTACTTCGCGGAGGTGA